A single Numenius arquata chromosome 1, bNumArq3.hap1.1, whole genome shotgun sequence DNA region contains:
- the LOC141468895 gene encoding mid1-interacting protein 1A-like, with protein MEQYFSATQKMEQEVMFPSLLRGVFPQQEGAAPDAGGHTDLYERYQLLKSIKPMVEKGLASVNDQSPTSTDTDTALEEGADSNLEERLSHHVNGLQQVLTDLTKNTKALTRRYSQILEQINLGEDQSSS; from the coding sequence ATGGAGCAGTACTTCTCAGCCACCCAGAAGATGGAGCAGGAGGTGATGTTCCCCAGCCTGCTCCGAGGGGTCTTCCCGCAGCAGGAGGGGGCCGCCCCAGACGCAGGCGGCCACACGGACCTCTATGAGCGCTACCAGCTCCTCAAGTCCATCAAGCCCATGGTGGAGAAAGGCCTGGCCTCTGTCAATGACCAGAGCCCGACCAGCACTGACACTGATACAGCCTTAGAGGAGGGTGCAGACAGCAATCTGGAAGAGCGTCTCTCCCATCACGTCAATGGCTTGCAGCAGGTTCTGACAGACCTCACCAAAAACACCAAAGCCCTCACCCGGAGGTACAGCCAGATCCTGGAGCAGATCAACCTGGGTGAAGATCAGTCCAGCTCTTGa
- the KCTD14 gene encoding BTB/POZ domain-containing protein KCTD14 isoform X2, with amino-acid sequence MSISSEHKPLGKQVTGSLHTLSPIVELNVGGEMYTTTLSTLKKHPGSKLAEMFTGQPKLRTDSEGRFFIDRPGTYFKYILEYLRSNQVPTQCIQDVYKEALFYDIEPLIKQLEDSPQIFGELVARKQFLARVPSYSENIELMIRIARAEAVASRRSSVIVCVVRTEEDAARCQDALNSLDMDKKSVVKFGPWKAAPGISDLLDCIQMDIEAKGYKISFQPHVAEKGFRFKSHDFFYKFLFTWW; translated from the exons ATGAGCATTTCGTCGGAGCACAAGCCCCTCGGGAAGCAGGTCACCGGCAGCCTGCACACG TTGTCACCAATCGTGGAGTTGAATGTCGGCGGGGAGATGTACACCACAACGCTGAGCACCTTGAAGAAACACCCTGGCTCCAAGCTGGCAGAGATGTTCACCGGCCAGCCCAAACTCAGGACTGACTCCGAAGGGAGGTTCTTCATCGACAGGCCTGGCACCTATTTCAAATACATCTTGGAGTACCTGCGCAGTAACCAAGTGCCCACCCAGTGCATCCAGGACGTCTACAAGGAGGCGCTGTTCTACGACATCGAACCTCTGATCAAGCAGCTGGAGGACTCCCCGCAGATCTTCGGGGAGCTCGTGGCAAGGAAGCAGTTTCTGGCTCGGGTGCCCAGCTACAGCGAGAACATCGAACTGATGATCCGCATCGCCAGGGCGGAAGCGGTCGCATCCCGCCGGTCCAGTGTCATCGTGTGTGTGGTCAGAACCGAGGAGGACGCGGCCAGATGTCAGGATGCCTTGAACAGCTTGGACATGGATAAAAAATCTGTGGTGAAGTTTGGCCCCTGGAAGGCAGCACCAGGTATTTCTGACCTGCTGGACTGCATTCAAATGGACATTGAAGCCAAAGGGTATAAAATATCCTTTCAGCCCCACGTCGCTGAGAAAGGTTTTCGCTTCAAATCGCACGACTTCTTCTACAAGTTCTTGTTCACCTGGTGGTAG
- the KCTD14 gene encoding BTB/POZ domain-containing protein KCTD14 isoform X1, which translates to MSISSEHKPLGKQVTGSLHTVSTLSPIVELNVGGEMYTTTLSTLKKHPGSKLAEMFTGQPKLRTDSEGRFFIDRPGTYFKYILEYLRSNQVPTQCIQDVYKEALFYDIEPLIKQLEDSPQIFGELVARKQFLARVPSYSENIELMIRIARAEAVASRRSSVIVCVVRTEEDAARCQDALNSLDMDKKSVVKFGPWKAAPGISDLLDCIQMDIEAKGYKISFQPHVAEKGFRFKSHDFFYKFLFTWW; encoded by the exons ATGAGCATTTCGTCGGAGCACAAGCCCCTCGGGAAGCAGGTCACCGGCAGCCTGCACACGGTGAGTACG TTGTCACCAATCGTGGAGTTGAATGTCGGCGGGGAGATGTACACCACAACGCTGAGCACCTTGAAGAAACACCCTGGCTCCAAGCTGGCAGAGATGTTCACCGGCCAGCCCAAACTCAGGACTGACTCCGAAGGGAGGTTCTTCATCGACAGGCCTGGCACCTATTTCAAATACATCTTGGAGTACCTGCGCAGTAACCAAGTGCCCACCCAGTGCATCCAGGACGTCTACAAGGAGGCGCTGTTCTACGACATCGAACCTCTGATCAAGCAGCTGGAGGACTCCCCGCAGATCTTCGGGGAGCTCGTGGCAAGGAAGCAGTTTCTGGCTCGGGTGCCCAGCTACAGCGAGAACATCGAACTGATGATCCGCATCGCCAGGGCGGAAGCGGTCGCATCCCGCCGGTCCAGTGTCATCGTGTGTGTGGTCAGAACCGAGGAGGACGCGGCCAGATGTCAGGATGCCTTGAACAGCTTGGACATGGATAAAAAATCTGTGGTGAAGTTTGGCCCCTGGAAGGCAGCACCAGGTATTTCTGACCTGCTGGACTGCATTCAAATGGACATTGAAGCCAAAGGGTATAAAATATCCTTTCAGCCCCACGTCGCTGAGAAAGGTTTTCGCTTCAAATCGCACGACTTCTTCTACAAGTTCTTGTTCACCTGGTGGTAG